The following DNA comes from Mycobacterium sp. MS1601.
CACCGCGTGTTCACCGATGTGCGGTGCGAAGTCGCCGTCGCTGCCGGCCAATCGCAATGCGTCCGCACGTGAGAGCTGTATCTGAGTCGTGACGTCGAGGCCGACGAGGCGAACCGCAGCGCCGCTCCGGAGAACTGCCTGAGCCGCCTCGGGGTCGAGCCAGAAGTTGAACTCGCCGGGCAGCGAACCCCAGCTGAGATTCCGGAAGTAGGTGCCGCCCATCACCACGATCTCCTTCACCGCGGTGGCGAATCCGGGCTCGAGATTGATGGCGACCGCGATGTTGGTCAGTGGGCCCAGGGCGATCACCGTGATCTCGCCGGGTGCTTCCATCACGAGGCGGGCGAGTTGGGCGGCGGCGTACCCCTGCGCTACCCCCTCCACGTTCGGTGCGGAGGGCGCCACCGGTCGTCGGCCTCGGGGGTCGCACAGAGGCGACGTGGCGCCGGTGAATACCGGGACACCGGAAACATCCCAGCGTCCAAAGAGATCCAGTACCAGCTGTGCTGCGCTCTTGGCATCCACATTGCCACTGACCGTCGTCACCGCTTGCAGATCGAACCCGGGTTCGGCGACCACCATGGCCAAGGCCAGGCCGTCATCGATCTCAGATCCCAGTGCACCCAACGACAGATCGGTGTCGACGATGACCCGACGCTTAGCCATCAATCCATTCCGATGGAATGATCCGCGAAGCGGTCGG
Coding sequences within:
- a CDS encoding nucleoside hydrolase → MAKRRVIVDTDLSLGALGSEIDDGLALAMVVAEPGFDLQAVTTVSGNVDAKSAAQLVLDLFGRWDVSGVPVFTGATSPLCDPRGRRPVAPSAPNVEGVAQGYAAAQLARLVMEAPGEITVIALGPLTNIAVAINLEPGFATAVKEIVVMGGTYFRNLSWGSLPGEFNFWLDPEAAQAVLRSGAAVRLVGLDVTTQIQLSRADALRLAGSDGDFAPHIGEHAVAWIDRLAREYPEDPLVGDSCSLHDALAVAATARPDLLDWRDISVQIITDDQAGRGVAVLDRIQTPNCSIAVGVRADAVRGYIFGLLDGL